From Syngnathus typhle isolate RoL2023-S1 ecotype Sweden linkage group LG13, RoL_Styp_1.0, whole genome shotgun sequence, a single genomic window includes:
- the LOC133165232 gene encoding leukotriene B4 receptor 1-like, producing the protein MNNLSEVVRHSMLEEQNPEDDSVVSNDYSTTVGALILSLVFLLGVPGNLFIVWSILARARRRSVTTLLILNLACADGFLMALTIFFIVYLAKQTWVFGTAMCKGLFYLCNVNMYASIFLITLMSVHRLVVVVLPRRTAAKLSRKVVRRVIMGMWLLVAVSALPSLVFRDVREDKDDRNKTRHVCAPNHTLPRYVRFQYSFETVAGFILPYAIIITSYVLILRRLRQTRFRRKVRSEKLILAIVVMFCLFWLPYHVINMIQVAAEWYSEGSPRREILEHIYQTSRAVTSALAFISSCANPVLYTFAGKSYIKKNGLGFMARLFEGTSQEQVATKRNKDVTLSNVDSGAASSSAQNGR; encoded by the exons ATGAACAACCTAAGCGAGGTGGTCAGGCACTCCATGCTCGAAGAACAGAACCCTGAAGACGACAGCGTAGTGAGCAATGACTATTCCACCACGGTGGGCGCTCTCATCCTGAGTCTGGTCTTCCTACTTGGCGTTCCCGGCAACCTCTTCATCGTGTGGAGCATCCTAGCTCGCGCCCGCCGCCGCTCTGTCACCACGCTGCTCATCCTCAACCTGGCGTGCGCCGACGGCTTCCTCATGGCACTCACCATCTTCTTCATAGTCTACCTGGCCAAGCAGACATGGGTCTTCGGCACAGCCATGTGCAAGGGTCTCTTCTACCTGTGCAACGTCAACATGTACGCCTCCATCTTCCTCATCACGCTGATGAGCGTGCACCGGTTGGTGGTGGTCGTGCTGCCCCGCAGGACGGCGGCCAAGCTCAGCAGGAAGGTGGTGCGCCGCGTCATCATGGGCATGTGGTTGCTGGTGGCCGTCAGTGCGCTGCCCTCGCTAGTGTTTCGGGACGTCCGGGAGGACAAAGACGACAGGAACAAGACGCGACACGTGTGCGCCCCCAACCACACGCTACCTCGATAC GTGAGGTTTCAGTATTCCTTTGAGACAGTGGCAGGCTTCATCCTGCCTTACGCCATCATCATCACGAGCTACGTTCTCATTCTAAGACGCCTGAGACAGACTCGGTTTCGCCGAAAGGTTCGCAGTGAAAAGCTCATCCTGGCCATCGTGGTGATGTTCTGTCTCTTCTGGTTGCCCTACCACGTCATCAACATGATACAG GTGGCAGCTGAGTGGTACTCGGAGGGATCACCCAGACGAGAAAT TCTGGAGCACATCTACCAAACGAGTCGCGCCGTGACGTCGGCCCTGGCCTTCATCAGTAGCTGTGCCAACCCAGTCCTGTACACCTTTGCTGGCAAATCGTACATCAAGAAGAATGGCCTGGGATTCATGGCGCGCCTCTTCGAGGGGACGTCGCAGGAGCAGGTAGCCACTAAGCGGAACAAGGACGTAACGCTCAGCAATGTGGACTCTGGCGCCGCCTCCTCGTCCGCACAGAATGGACGATGA
- the nfatc4 gene encoding nuclear factor of activated T-cells, cytoplasmic 4 isoform X2, whose translation MHSPPPRRVPAREFSGTYESLPARSVQVSESRVVECPSIQITTISPEDESAPNLSWDIESGSRWDRERLYLPLLDPFTYRDRCPGSLSPSPASSPSSRGWLSPASSCDSLLVEEEELSESTLHFGLTPYSRPTSPGGKKRRNSPLASPCTSRRGSYSEELQGGVLEGGDSSLLSQDSPGSFELSVPQKTRKTSMEQLSPRDQEQVSGQKQPETLQSRKEPPSMSMDYLSVPPALAWGRTRANSHSPLFRSNALPPLDWPLPSQFEQYELRIEVQPRPHHRAHYETEGSRGAVKATPTGHPVVKLFGYNERKPLSLQVFVGTADDRSIRPHPFYQIHRVTGKMVGTTSHENIQAGTKVLDIPLNPENHMTALIDCAGILKLRNSDIELRKGETDVGRKNTRVRLVFRTQIPLAPPALPPGRVLALQVASLPIECSQRSAQELPVIESISLTSCSVEGGEELLLSGTNFMAISRVVFMQRSTDGKLQWEEEAHVDRDNSNECLLCMSVPPYCDLSITRPVSVNLYVSNGKRKRSSSHSFKYVPSMFKKEDPLLSRPQALDAGVVCSSVGGQSRMNLRCDPMVEEQTGLGFHLSPYPSTYSPPCTSLAYQEEYGAETVTEEPRGMGPTVSEHHPSFENLELGFTELLPSLYLRGSQPPSPSPWLDSPYLSSSPSPSHSSSLSPYPAGSPISSSPLPPVPTPPYSQYSAYPQEMCPSPPTSQSAYQDLCSVPYSHYESWDPSARVLRMAHEDERDAKVQECPLEFTSSTDMHPITFEEVSEYIGQDLQSYQVTSHTEELPH comes from the exons ATGCATTCCCCGCCTCCGCGGAGAGTGCCGGCCAGAGAATTCAGCGGGACCTATGAAAGCCTGCCGGCGCGCTCTGTTCAG GTTTCAGAGTCCCGCGTGGTGGAGTGTCCCAGCATCCAGATCACCACCATCTCGCCTGAGGATGAATCAGCACCCAATCTTTCCTGGGACATAGAAAGCGGCAGCAGATGGGACCGGGAGCGCCTCTATCTCCCCCTGCTGGACCCCTTCACCTATCGAGACAGGTGCCCCGGCTCGCTCAGCCCCAGCCCTGCCTCTAGCCCCTCGTCGCGGGGCTGGTTAAGTCCGGCCTCCAGCTGCGACTCGCTGCTGGTAGAAGAAGAGGAGCTCAGCGAGTCCACGCTCCATTTTGGGCTCACGCCATACTCCCGGCCGACTTCACCCGGAGgaaagaagcggaggaactcacccCTCGCATCCCCTTGCACGTCCCGCAGGGGAAGTTACTCTGAGGAGTTGCAAGGGGGTGTCCTAGAAGGGGGAGACTCCAGCCTTCTGTCACAAGACTCGCCTGGCAGCTTTGAGCTCAGTGTTCCACAGAAAACGAGGAAGACATCTATGGAGCAG TTGTCTCCAAGGGATCAGGAGCAGGTCTCTGGGCAAAAGCAGCCAGAGACCCTCCAGAGCAGGAAAGAGCCCCCCTCAATGAGTATGGACTATCTCTCTGTGCCCCCTGCTCTGGCTTGGGGCCGGACCAGAGCCAATTCCCACAGTCCTCTCTTCAG GTCAAATGCCCTGCCACCACTCGACTGGCCCCTGCCCTCCCAGTTTGAGCAGTACGAGCTGCGCATCGAGGTGCAACCCCGGCCCCACCACCGAGCCCACTATGAGACTGAGGGGAGCAGAGGAGCTGTCAAGGCCACTCCAACCGGACATCCGGTGGTCAAG TTGTTCGGATACAATGAGAGGAAACCACTTTCTCTCCAGGTTTTCGTTGGAACTGCGGACGATCGCTCTATCAGGCCGCACCCTTTCTATCAGATACACAG ggtGACAGGAAAAATGGTGGGCACCACCAGTCATGAAAACATCCAGGCGGGAACAAAAGTGCTAGACATCCCCCTCAACCCTGAGAACCACATGACTGCACT CATTGACTGTGCTGGGATCCTCAAGTTGAGGAACTCGGACATTGAACTGAGGAAGGGCGAAACTGACGTCGGGAGGAAGAACACACGTGTTCGGTTGGTCTTCCGCACCCAAATTCCTCTGGCACCACCTGCTCTTCCCCCTGGCCGGGTTCTGGCCCTACAGGTGGCCTCGCTGCCCATCGAATGCT CCCAGCGTTCAGCACAGGAGTTGCCTGTCATCGAGTCAATCAGCCTCACTTCCTGTTCAGTAGAGGGTGGCGAGGAGCTCCTGCTGAGTGGCACCAATTTCATGGCTATCTCTAGAGTTGTTTTCATGCAGAGAAGCACAG ATGGTAAACTTCAATGGGAAGAGGAAGCCCACGTAGACCGTGACAACAGCAATGAG TGTTTGCTGTGCATGAGTGTGCCGCCCTACTGCGACCTGTCTATCACTCGTCCAGTGTCAGTCAATCTTTACGTCTCCAATGGGAAGAGGAAAAGGAGCAGCAGTCATTCCTTTAAATATGTCCCCA GCATGTTCAAAAAAGAGGACCCACTGCTGTCCCGTCCTCAGGCACTGGATGCAGGGGTGGTGTGTTCTTCAGTGGGGGGTCAGTCTAGAATGAACCTGAGGTGTGACCCCATGGTCGAAGAGCAGACAGGGCTGGGCTTCCACTTGTCCCCTTACCCATCCACCTACTCCCCTCCCTGCACTAGCCTGGCTTACCAGGAGGAGTACGGCGCTGAGACTGTGACCGAGGAGCCTCGTGGGATGGGCCCCACTGTGTCTGAGCATCACCCAAGCTTTGAGAACCTGGAGCTGGGTTTTACTGAGCTCCTCCCATCTTTATACCTCCGTGGTTCACAGCCACCATCCCCTTCCCCCTGGCTTGACTCACCCTACCTGTCCTCCTCACCCTCTCCCTCCCACTCCTCCTCCCTTAGTCCTTACCCGGCCGGCAGCCCAATCTCCTCATCCCCTCTGCCTCCTGTTCCCACCCCACCATACTCCCAGTACTCTGCCTATCCTCAGGAGATGTGTCCCTCCCCTCCAACAAGCCAGAGCGCCTACCAGGACCTATGCTCAGTGCCTTACTCCCACTATGAGAGCTGGGACCCCTCAGCAAGGGTTCTTAGGATGGCTCACGAGGATGAGAGGGATGCCAAGGTTCAGGAGTGTCCTCTGGAGTTCACAAGCTCCACCGACATGCATCCCATCACATTTGAGGAAG TGTCGGAGTACATTGGGCAGGACTTGCAGTCTTACCAGGTCACCTCGCACACGGAAGAGCTGCCacactga
- the nfatc4 gene encoding nuclear factor of activated T-cells, cytoplasmic 4 isoform X1 — MGAAPGSGWEEGEFDFKLVFEEDTPRTEEEGSGSVEPADSSRSVDGHSATSNAERSRVSIPSPPSSANQRAGMHSPPPRRVPAREFSGTYESLPARSVQVSESRVVECPSIQITTISPEDESAPNLSWDIESGSRWDRERLYLPLLDPFTYRDRCPGSLSPSPASSPSSRGWLSPASSCDSLLVEEEELSESTLHFGLTPYSRPTSPGGKKRRNSPLASPCTSRRGSYSEELQGGVLEGGDSSLLSQDSPGSFELSVPQKTRKTSMEQLSPRDQEQVSGQKQPETLQSRKEPPSMSMDYLSVPPALAWGRTRANSHSPLFRSNALPPLDWPLPSQFEQYELRIEVQPRPHHRAHYETEGSRGAVKATPTGHPVVKLFGYNERKPLSLQVFVGTADDRSIRPHPFYQIHRVTGKMVGTTSHENIQAGTKVLDIPLNPENHMTALIDCAGILKLRNSDIELRKGETDVGRKNTRVRLVFRTQIPLAPPALPPGRVLALQVASLPIECSQRSAQELPVIESISLTSCSVEGGEELLLSGTNFMAISRVVFMQRSTDGKLQWEEEAHVDRDNSNECLLCMSVPPYCDLSITRPVSVNLYVSNGKRKRSSSHSFKYVPSMFKKEDPLLSRPQALDAGVVCSSVGGQSRMNLRCDPMVEEQTGLGFHLSPYPSTYSPPCTSLAYQEEYGAETVTEEPRGMGPTVSEHHPSFENLELGFTELLPSLYLRGSQPPSPSPWLDSPYLSSSPSPSHSSSLSPYPAGSPISSSPLPPVPTPPYSQYSAYPQEMCPSPPTSQSAYQDLCSVPYSHYESWDPSARVLRMAHEDERDAKVQECPLEFTSSTDMHPITFEEVSEYIGQDLQSYQVTSHTEELPH; from the exons ATGGGGGCAGCGCCGGGCTCCGGCTGGGAGGAGGGCGAGTTCGACTTCAAGCTGGTGTTCGAGGAGGACACGCCGCGGACGGAGGAGGAGGGTTCTGGCTCCGTGGAGCCCGCTGACAGCAGCAGAAGTGTGG ACGGCCACAGTGCCACCTCTAATGCGGAGCGCTCCAGAGTCAGCATCCCCAGCCCGCCATCCTCAGCAAATCAGCGGGCCGGGATGCATTCCCCGCCTCCGCGGAGAGTGCCGGCCAGAGAATTCAGCGGGACCTATGAAAGCCTGCCGGCGCGCTCTGTTCAG GTTTCAGAGTCCCGCGTGGTGGAGTGTCCCAGCATCCAGATCACCACCATCTCGCCTGAGGATGAATCAGCACCCAATCTTTCCTGGGACATAGAAAGCGGCAGCAGATGGGACCGGGAGCGCCTCTATCTCCCCCTGCTGGACCCCTTCACCTATCGAGACAGGTGCCCCGGCTCGCTCAGCCCCAGCCCTGCCTCTAGCCCCTCGTCGCGGGGCTGGTTAAGTCCGGCCTCCAGCTGCGACTCGCTGCTGGTAGAAGAAGAGGAGCTCAGCGAGTCCACGCTCCATTTTGGGCTCACGCCATACTCCCGGCCGACTTCACCCGGAGgaaagaagcggaggaactcacccCTCGCATCCCCTTGCACGTCCCGCAGGGGAAGTTACTCTGAGGAGTTGCAAGGGGGTGTCCTAGAAGGGGGAGACTCCAGCCTTCTGTCACAAGACTCGCCTGGCAGCTTTGAGCTCAGTGTTCCACAGAAAACGAGGAAGACATCTATGGAGCAG TTGTCTCCAAGGGATCAGGAGCAGGTCTCTGGGCAAAAGCAGCCAGAGACCCTCCAGAGCAGGAAAGAGCCCCCCTCAATGAGTATGGACTATCTCTCTGTGCCCCCTGCTCTGGCTTGGGGCCGGACCAGAGCCAATTCCCACAGTCCTCTCTTCAG GTCAAATGCCCTGCCACCACTCGACTGGCCCCTGCCCTCCCAGTTTGAGCAGTACGAGCTGCGCATCGAGGTGCAACCCCGGCCCCACCACCGAGCCCACTATGAGACTGAGGGGAGCAGAGGAGCTGTCAAGGCCACTCCAACCGGACATCCGGTGGTCAAG TTGTTCGGATACAATGAGAGGAAACCACTTTCTCTCCAGGTTTTCGTTGGAACTGCGGACGATCGCTCTATCAGGCCGCACCCTTTCTATCAGATACACAG ggtGACAGGAAAAATGGTGGGCACCACCAGTCATGAAAACATCCAGGCGGGAACAAAAGTGCTAGACATCCCCCTCAACCCTGAGAACCACATGACTGCACT CATTGACTGTGCTGGGATCCTCAAGTTGAGGAACTCGGACATTGAACTGAGGAAGGGCGAAACTGACGTCGGGAGGAAGAACACACGTGTTCGGTTGGTCTTCCGCACCCAAATTCCTCTGGCACCACCTGCTCTTCCCCCTGGCCGGGTTCTGGCCCTACAGGTGGCCTCGCTGCCCATCGAATGCT CCCAGCGTTCAGCACAGGAGTTGCCTGTCATCGAGTCAATCAGCCTCACTTCCTGTTCAGTAGAGGGTGGCGAGGAGCTCCTGCTGAGTGGCACCAATTTCATGGCTATCTCTAGAGTTGTTTTCATGCAGAGAAGCACAG ATGGTAAACTTCAATGGGAAGAGGAAGCCCACGTAGACCGTGACAACAGCAATGAG TGTTTGCTGTGCATGAGTGTGCCGCCCTACTGCGACCTGTCTATCACTCGTCCAGTGTCAGTCAATCTTTACGTCTCCAATGGGAAGAGGAAAAGGAGCAGCAGTCATTCCTTTAAATATGTCCCCA GCATGTTCAAAAAAGAGGACCCACTGCTGTCCCGTCCTCAGGCACTGGATGCAGGGGTGGTGTGTTCTTCAGTGGGGGGTCAGTCTAGAATGAACCTGAGGTGTGACCCCATGGTCGAAGAGCAGACAGGGCTGGGCTTCCACTTGTCCCCTTACCCATCCACCTACTCCCCTCCCTGCACTAGCCTGGCTTACCAGGAGGAGTACGGCGCTGAGACTGTGACCGAGGAGCCTCGTGGGATGGGCCCCACTGTGTCTGAGCATCACCCAAGCTTTGAGAACCTGGAGCTGGGTTTTACTGAGCTCCTCCCATCTTTATACCTCCGTGGTTCACAGCCACCATCCCCTTCCCCCTGGCTTGACTCACCCTACCTGTCCTCCTCACCCTCTCCCTCCCACTCCTCCTCCCTTAGTCCTTACCCGGCCGGCAGCCCAATCTCCTCATCCCCTCTGCCTCCTGTTCCCACCCCACCATACTCCCAGTACTCTGCCTATCCTCAGGAGATGTGTCCCTCCCCTCCAACAAGCCAGAGCGCCTACCAGGACCTATGCTCAGTGCCTTACTCCCACTATGAGAGCTGGGACCCCTCAGCAAGGGTTCTTAGGATGGCTCACGAGGATGAGAGGGATGCCAAGGTTCAGGAGTGTCCTCTGGAGTTCACAAGCTCCACCGACATGCATCCCATCACATTTGAGGAAG TGTCGGAGTACATTGGGCAGGACTTGCAGTCTTACCAGGTCACCTCGCACACGGAAGAGCTGCCacactga